The following are encoded in a window of Cyanobacterium stanieri LEGE 03274 genomic DNA:
- a CDS encoding DUF3067 family protein: protein MTGKELQALIFNKWGCSYDVQILRIKDRIYFQVMWKYLEQSSFPLSREEYDAHLEQIASYITGWGVINQIQVGILEAKNRPRLGKAVSIFLDLGDRTSEWIL from the coding sequence ATGACAGGAAAAGAATTACAGGCACTAATTTTTAATAAGTGGGGTTGCTCCTATGATGTACAAATTTTACGGATCAAAGATCGTATTTATTTTCAAGTAATGTGGAAATATTTAGAGCAAAGTTCTTTCCCCCTATCGAGGGAGGAATATGATGCCCATTTAGAGCAAATAGCCTCTTATATCACCGGCTGGGGTGTTATTAATCAAATACAGGTGGGTATCTTAGAAGCGAAAAATAGACCCCGTTTAGGTAAGGCAGTCAGTATTTTCTTGGATTTGGGCGATCGCACTTCGGAATGGATTTTATAG
- a CDS encoding CPP1-like family protein, with amino-acid sequence MSDLSPYETLGVEKSASFEQIQRAKETLLKENEGNSQIKENIEIAYDAIIMDRLKLRQEGKIKVPEQIRFPEKVVETKKSPISFNYSNNKNQSPNWLTDFIDQPSIQELSISGLIFLGLILLSVFSQDSQILPLLLTFGLGTSFFFVFRKTKSFWRSVGVSFFGFVIGISVSSLLATVIANSGLSLGFSDEQFVSLLTFSFLWLSANFTR; translated from the coding sequence ATGAGTGATTTGAGTCCCTATGAAACCCTTGGAGTAGAAAAGTCAGCATCTTTTGAACAAATCCAGAGGGCAAAAGAAACTTTATTGAAAGAAAATGAGGGTAATTCTCAAATCAAAGAAAATATCGAAATAGCCTATGATGCCATCATAATGGATCGGCTCAAACTAAGACAAGAAGGAAAAATCAAAGTACCCGAACAAATTCGATTTCCTGAAAAGGTAGTCGAGACCAAAAAATCGCCCATTTCTTTTAATTATTCTAACAATAAAAATCAATCTCCTAACTGGTTAACCGACTTTATAGATCAACCCTCCATACAAGAGTTAAGTATTAGTGGTTTAATTTTTTTAGGCCTAATTTTATTGAGCGTATTTAGTCAAGACTCTCAAATATTACCTCTACTATTAACCTTTGGATTAGGTACAAGTTTCTTTTTTGTATTCCGAAAAACAAAGTCTTTTTGGCGCTCGGTGGGAGTTAGTTTTTTTGGTTTTGTAATTGGTATTTCTGTTAGTAGCTTATTGGCCACGGTTATTGCCAACTCTGGTTTAAGTCTTGGTTTCTCCGATGAGCAGTTTGTTAGTTTACTAACTTTTTCTTTCCTCTGGTTATCGGCTAATTTTACCCGTTAA
- the psb27 gene encoding photosystem II protein Psb27: MIKSYFSKLLALVLVVVVGLVGCGSTTGLTGNYTQDTMTVLEKVQGAIALPAEISIEEKKEIQDETRKQINDYISRYRKNSNYGGLKSFTTMQTALNSLAGYYTSYGNRPIPEKLKKRLNQEFKQVEFALNKGY, encoded by the coding sequence ATGATAAAATCTTATTTTTCAAAGCTATTGGCTTTAGTCCTCGTGGTAGTTGTTGGTTTGGTGGGTTGTGGTAGTACCACTGGTTTAACTGGTAATTATACCCAAGATACTATGACTGTACTAGAAAAAGTGCAAGGGGCGATCGCCCTTCCCGCTGAAATAAGCATTGAAGAAAAAAAAGAAATCCAAGACGAAACCAGAAAACAAATTAACGATTACATTTCCCGTTATCGTAAAAACAGTAACTACGGTGGCTTAAAATCTTTTACCACCATGCAAACAGCCCTCAACTCCTTAGCAGGTTATTACACCTCCTACGGAAATCGCCCTATTCCTGAAAAACTCAAAAAACGTTTAAATCAAGAATTTAAGCAAGTTGAATTTGCCTTAAACAAAGGATACTAG